One Haemorhous mexicanus isolate bHaeMex1 chromosome 7, bHaeMex1.pri, whole genome shotgun sequence genomic window, TGCAATAATGTTGCAGTTTTATCATTCATGTAGTAACAGTGAACTGTGGTTTTCAGTTTGTAAACAGCAGACAATTACCAGTTGGTTGGAGAGTAAAGGACCCAAGACAACGGAGTCCAAAAGGTAAAAAGCACAACATAAACTTGTTCAAAAGGTGTGCTCTTTGAGGGGCCTGGTGGGAGCTAGAAGTGCAGGTTGCCAGTACAGTTGGCTAAATGGAGGCAGCCACATTTCTGGTGCTTTCCTTACCTTGGTACATCCTCTTGAGTAACAAGCAGATACTTTCACTACAGACAGCTAACTAGTCCCCCTCCCATCCTCTCTAAACACCCAAGCCCAAACTTATTGCTGGCCTAAATTCCTGAAGCATGTCACTTTTTAGGTGAATAAATGCATCTGCTCCAGCTAAGCAAAAGATGGGAGCCTGGAGCAAGGAAAGGCAAAGTGGGAGTGTTGCTTCCAGTGGCAGCCCATCACTTGATCAATTTAGTTGTAATACCGAATTATGTCTTTGTTTAAGTTCTGCTTTCGTTTTTGTTTGACATAGGGCACTAGCAGTTGCAGATTTGCACTGATAATCCTGCAACCAACTCACTGTTGTTAATTTACagacaaaaatctgttttggtttGTCTCCTTGGACTGCAATTGTAGTTTAAATGTGTGCAGTTTGGTTTAAGTACAACTAGAATTTATAGGTGCTCAAATGTAcattaaagtttttttttttatggaagatGTTACAAATTTTTGCTGCTGAATGATACCAGGTAAAGTTTGATATTTTCAACTAATGTGGTCTGTCAGGAGCAGTGATTGCACAGCTGCCCTAAAGTTGTACTCCAAAGAGCTTAGCTGTCTGGTACAGAGgaatatcagatttttttttttctgtagttgcAGTTGTAAAtgtgctgatttatttttctttggtgTTTGTTAATAAATAGAGACTCATAGCAGTGCTAAAAATAGTTGGGAGGACTTTCTGTTGTTTGTTTATCAttgttccttaaaaaaaatatgcacAGAAATTTCACTTGGAAATAAGACATTGAATTCCCTTACTTCTTTTCCACAGCTTGCACAGCAAAATTAATAACAATACTGAAGCAAATCCTAAGATGACTTCCATTAAAAAAGAGAACTTTTCTGAGCATGATGTGAAAAAGCTAGAGGATACTTGTCagcaaaataatgcaaaaatatCTGTGGAAGTTGGTGCAAAGCAAGTAAATTTGCCTCAGGCAGGCAGCATGTGTAACTGGGAGGCTGAGGAAAAAGATGCAGTCTTAGATACAGATCTTGTGAAGGGGCTGCAGTCTGCAGACCTCTTTAAAAATGCCAACATTGATCAGATGCACAAAACTGGCAAGGAGAGAGGCTCTGAAGAAAGCAGTGCCACTTGGACTCAGAAGAAGTTATCAGCTGGCCGGGCTTCAAAAGCAGGAAATTCAAAACCTTCAACAGACATTGAGACAGATGGACAGGTGGCTTCATGCAATTCACAGAAGCCGAAGAGTTGTAATTCTGTCTGTTTAATGGGTGAGCAAGAGGAAGGGGATGTAGTTCCAGAAAGTCCACTTTCAGATGCTGGTTGTGATGCCTGTATATCTGATCTTGGAGGTCCTGGGAAACTGAGCAAATGTCAGAGCAGTTCAGGGGACTCACCTGCTTTTGAGAAAGAAAGTGAACCAGAGTCACCGATGGATGTGGATAATTCTAAGAATAGCTGCCATGGGTCAGAGGCTGATGAAGAAACAAGTCCCTTTCTGGATGAACGAGAGGAGATTAATATGTCAAAACCCATAAACAAATCTTTTAGAATTCAATATGGGGATGCTGAATTGGAGTCAAGGAAATCACGTTTTTCTGCCAAGGGCTGTGAAAGCTTTGAGGAAGTAGATAATTCTGTTAAAGAGGACACTCTGCATACAAAGGCACCTGGGATCTCCCCTGCTCCATCATCAGAATGCAAAGGTGCAAAACAGGGTGTGAAGAGAGACTCCAAAATCACTTCTCACTTCATGAGGATACCTAAAGTTGAGGAGAAAAGGTAGTGTTCTGTCTGCCTCTTCATCTGGTTTTTTCATGCTTGGAAATTTCCTCCTTAGTGATAGAGTTTCAGAAGCTGTATTGTATAAAGAGTtttgcaaaatatatttaaagataCAAAGCAGCTGGTGTAAGATTgaaataacttatttttaatGGGGCTGTTTGTGGGAATTTTGAAGGATATATTTGTCCAGTGCAATTCTTAGAATTCTTATTAGTTCAATCTGACAAAAATAGTGAATCTGTTTTGTTGAACTGTCAATGCTATTGATGCTTTAATTGAAATAGACATGGGAAAATTCACTTTTGAGAGCACTTGTAgagatgtttggggtttttgttgatGCTTTtgtgtttgggtgggttttttttgtttgttttgtttggctCTCTTCATAATTTGGGAGAGAGAAGGACTGGTGATTACACTGCAGCAATGGAAACAAGAGCCCTGAGCATGATGCAGGACTCTGCATGTCAGGTGttgtagaaggaaaaaaggataaTCTCTGCTCCGAAGACCTTAGGTTTCAGTGGGAGCTGAGAAAGTGAATAAGTGTCTAAGGAGTGAATAGAAACAAAAGGATTCTATATTTTGGTATAACATGCAATTCTTTGACTTGACTCAAGTCCCTTCAAATAGGGCAAGAAAGTAATTTTGCACCTCTTTACTGGGGCATTGTCCATGGGTAAACAGATCCTGTTGGGAAGGAGCatggctctgcagaggaatACACTGCTTTGCTAACCTACTGCAGTTCTGTGAAGGGTTTTGTCAGCCTGTAGAGAAGAGTGTTTTGGTAAAAATGAACTTGTGTGTCTTGGGGAGAGGAAggctggtggtggtgggagtTCTCCCCAAATAAAGCTCTGGCCTGAGGCTGCAGCAAAGGCTGGCAAATAAACTGACTGCTATCATTGTAATCCTGGGGGGGGAAGTTTGTGTATTTTTCTATCAATTTTTTCAGTGGAGATAAAATGTTTCAATGCATTGTATTTtaacagcagaaaagaaaaatgtgaattcaAACCTCAGAGGCCAGGAAGGAAGGTTGCTAAATACACACCACCTCCTCTGCCGAGCAACAAGAAATGGTTTGGAACCCCGATTGAAGAGATGAGAAGGATGCCGGCGTGTGGggcccggctgccccacctgcGACCCTCGGCCAACCACACCGTGACCGTCAGGGTACAGTCATGCATGCATTGCCTCCAGCCAAACTCCTGCCTCTAGCGTTCAGTCATGTGAAATGCCACCTGTCTTGCCACTCCTTGCAAGTGGACTGGGGCAACTGATTTCCTGAAAATTGGCTCTTCTGGTGCATAGAATTAGGATATTAAGATCCAGAGGAAAGATAATAATGGTTCTGTTGCCTCAGTCTTGTTAGGGgcaagtatttttgttttgtggggggTTGTGAGTGCTTCCTTATCTGAGTTGTAAAGTTTGAGAATTTAGATATGTCTACAAGTAAAATTGGTACTTCCAACATTTTCATgctatgttttcattttaatgtaattCTGGTTTGGGTTCAAGACATACAAAAGGCTCAAGATGGTCAAGATACGGAAAAGACAAGGAATGAAGCAGAGTTTCTTGCTATTTGACCACTGCATTTTAAATCAAATCTGATAAGTTTTCCTTTAATCCTTTGGAGTAATATGCAATCCAATTATTGTCGAAACAAAACATGACCAGAAAACTATGAGGTGATGAATAAATCCCGACCAAAAGAAAGGCACATTGAGTTTAAATACTTATTCTGAGAGACTTAGTTCTGTTAGAGGGCTGAATAGCAAATTAAGTCTTTTAagaatgtgtttgttttttttttttttttacttttctgataTTCACTGGAGTAAACCTGAGACATTGCTCTAGCTATAATGATTCCTCATCCCTTTCAGTGTTAGGttaaaaatactatttctgGATATAActgtcacattcacattttctgaaaaatccctttgcctgggatttttctcctgggaagcagagaagcctcagagaaaactgaaaacaaatattatctcatttgcttctcctctgttttgctcatgtggaatgtgtttggagattgtttatccaacagatgattgtttcattggtttctggTGTGGGTTGTTTTCAGTCATTggccaatcagtgccaagctgtgtcaggactctggcaagagtcatgagttttcattattatctttttagccttctgtaagtatcctttctgtattctttagtatagtttagtacagcattctttaatataatatagtataataataaattagccttctgagaacgtggagtcagattcattataccttcctgccacggggcaCCCTGCTAATATGTTATATAACTATGGCTACATTTGTAACtacattttgaaaatacttGGATGAAAATATGTAGATACCTAAATTGATGAATGAGGAAGTCTTTAGCTGGTGTTTGGAGATGTAGTAAGTAATTTAATATGTTGCTTTATTTGACTGTATTAAGGTGGCGTCCTTTTCAACAAGTATAATGTAAGATTAAcaggtggatttttttctcattagcTATCATGTAGTCAGTTTGTAGCTTTCCCCTTTCCAAAAAGGATGGCTGTAGATGAGagttttttaaactgtgtttttgcttactttttatttcttccacttAAAAACTTGAAAGTagagtctgatttttttttcccccctgtcctTCTGTGTTCCAGGTAGATCTTCTGAGGGAAGGAGAGGTACCTAAACCTTTTCCAACTCACTACAAAGATTTGTGGGACAACAAGCATGTTAAAATGCCCTGCTCAGAACAAAATTTATACCCTGTAGAGGATGAGGTAAGATTAAGTATTTACAGTTGTGTGATCAAATAAGTTTGTTTCCACATAGATGAGTTTTCAGTTTACTGCATTTGCTCAATTGTCAGACTGACTATGGAATTAGAAAATCAAGTCTGAAAAACTGGATTTTGGGTCATGATGCTTCAGACAGAGCAGAagacttttttatttcctggtaATTATTTTACTTAGCCGATGATTTGatgatatatatatttctatactTATATGGAGTTTAAACTTGAACTCCTTAtgaataatatatttatttacttgCATATTTCTATGTTATCTATTATGTGTGTGTGAAGCAATTTGCAATTTCAACAGATGTGAATGAATTTGTAAGCACAGTTTGATTATAATATTCTGTCAGGTATTGCTGATAGTGAGATGTATCTGACTGTTTTTTGCTAAAACAATTGAAGAGATTAGCCCTACATGCTTTGTTGGTCTGGTATTTCTTGTCACTGCTTGAGACTGAAACATAcccactgaaatatttctgactAGGGTGAATATAATCAGCAAGTGTGTCCTGTAGTAAAAACTCGATAATGATTATGGATACTCGACTCAGAAACAAAGAATTCTTATAGCCTCTATTAAATACGCTTAGTCTTTTCACTTACCAATTTTACAAATGACAGTAAATCTGTCTTTATgttttgaataatttaatttgacCTCGTTTTGGGCTTTTACTTTCAAGAATGGAGATAGAACTGCTGGAAGTCGATGGGAACTAATCCAAACTGCCTTACTTAACAAATTTACCTGCTCACATGATTTGAAGGTAAGCCTGTCAGTTTGAAATCAAGTCTGTATGCATATAAATACATTCAGGTTGTCTGTGTACTACCAGTGATTATGGCTTGGTTCTATTTGTTTAATGACTTCGAAAAAATCTCTGCTGTTCAAGGGATTTCTTAAGAATGAAGGTTTTTAATGAGTACTAAGTGTTACCAGTGAATTTATTCAGATTATTTAAATGAATTGCCATTTTAAGGTCTATGCACAAAACTGTGTTTGTCCAGCAGTATAAACTAGTCAGTGGTAAGCATAGCATGAGAGTTTTATGTAGCCAGATGGTTGGGGATGCACAGGTGAGAGTTGGAAATAGTAACTCTTCGCATCAGTTCACTCCACTGAAATCACAGTTCAAGCTGCTGACAAAAATCTGTAGATTTTAGAGACTAATGCTCTTGATAACTTTTACAGTTATGTTGGCATAAAGTCTTACAGTAACATGAATATTGATTTGGAGCAGCTTAGAGTTGctattatgttttttttttgtgaaaaataatgtaatttagGTTATACTTGAAaggcagagaaggaggaggatgcTAAAGCTATAGATAAACTTTAAATGAACAAATAGACCTTCCCTAGCAACTGAGGACAGTTCCCTTGATGttattttatttgggttttttttccttgtgaatttTTTAAGGGTGGTGTTGTTTTAAAGAGTCTATTTAGTTTGCTGTGGTTCTGATTTTTTAAGTTTCTAAACTGGTACAACCTCTGCTGTATTACTTTTGTATCTTAAATAACTTTTATTGGGACTGTTAACAAGAGCAAGCATGGGATGGGGAACATTTATGTTGTTTGTTGGGAGATATGCCTTGTCTTATTTTGTGTTAGGACAAAAAGCCCCATAGACTGAAGCTTCTTCATTGCTAAAGCCAAAACAGAGATTTTCAAGGATTTTGACCAAGATATCAAGGATTTTCTCTATATTAATAAAGCAAATTAGGTGTTCTGGATTTTGGTAGGCTCTGTGGCAGGTTTTAGCCACCAGATGGTGCTGCTCcttcaaaaaggaaatttcctAAAATGGTTTTTCTTCCATTAATAATTAGCTCTGTTTTGTTGTGCTTCTTCCTTAGGAGGCCATATTGAGGTACAATGTTGCTTATTCCAAGAAATGGGACTTCACAGCTCTTACTGACTTCTGTGAGAAGGTAAAACAAGTTGATTTAAAATAGGAAGAAAAGTAATATGAAAGTGAATATTTTGCCTATATGTCTCAATGCTTTTggctttatttccattttcaagTGTAAATGTTTCCAGTTGTCAGATATCTAAGTGAGCAGCTATTTAGCTGGTAATTTCAGCTGAAacaataattatatattataaactgacttaattttaaattttatacatGTAATTTGGGTTCTTCAGTAATATCTAAGCTTCCTCAAGGTAAGGTGAGAAATGcccttttcctgttttatgACAACCAGATTTATTAAGAAATCATATTAATATTTCCAGTGTaatgttattttgttttaaaaagtgttggtagtttttgtttttcttttttttgtaaaacTTTAATGTTATATTGCAGTGGTGTTTGTATAGACCCTGCTTTGCTGGTATAGCAGGAAAATTTTGCTATTTGGTGAAATGGGGAGTTTAAACTGTAGAGCCTTTGAAAGACTGGGATGGGTTTTATAGTTTCAAGTATTAGGTATTAGTACTTTCATGGGGaggatggaaaagagaaatgaataGTAGGCCTCAAATACAAGTTGGACTAATATTAATGTACATCCTGATTGACAATTAGAAACTATGTTAATTACAGCAAAATGAAAGGTTAAATGAGATGCAGTAGAAATTGTTGCATTTTTCTTCAATACTTCAGAAGTACTTCTAAAACACTCATACTTGTTTTCTTGGGAGGGGCTTGCTAAGGTCTATTAAGACTCGGTGGAAACTAAATATGATTTGAAGTGAATTTTGTTTGTTATGTATGTGAATATGTCTGCTGAGGCCATGTGATCAGAGGAGCTGTTCTGTTCTCTCTGTTGCCTGTCTCCATTGTGTGTGGGAACTGCTCTTTCACAGAATGAATTTTCATTTGGATGCAGCGCAGTATTATTACTGCTGACCAAAGGCACCTATAAAAATCCCAGTGGTATTGTACTTGCAAGCCATGAGAGCTACTGTGCTCACCCATCTTGCAGATTTAGTGCTCCTCCCTCTCATCCCTGGGGTCACTGACATGGCTCCATGGTAGAGACTGTGGACAGTCAGTGTCTGCTCCTATTGACTCTCCTGCTAAGCAAAATTGACTTGGCCTGTTCAGTTCACTCATGTGTTACTGAAGTATGCATACTTAAATTAGAATGTTTTAAAGTATGAGTGCTATTCAGTTAAAAATCTGACTCAGGAACGTAACAGATTTACATCATATTGCTACAAGCAGAACTGAGCTTGTCCTGATATGTTCACAATGTGTGCATTTGGGATTTTGGAAACTCTGGGTGATTAGATTCAGAAATCATCAGCCAGAGAGCGTAAGTAATATCAGCTGTCTCCAGAGGAGAGGGAATAATAGGGAAATAAACTGGGGATCAGGCATCAATCTTTCATGACGatgaaaaggaaatttctgTATCCTGAGAATGATCATTTATGAACGTGGATGAAGGGTGGAGATCTGTTTCACACACAGATTTTCGGCCAGGTTAAAAGAGTGTGcagcagaattttaaataagaaaCAGTGAAGAGCTTGTGACAGAGTCGCCTTTTGTAGACCACAGGAGCAAAAGCAAGCCCTGGCTTGCTTTGTTGAATATATTGAGTTTACAGGACATGTGGAGGGGATAGATTTTGCAGAGAAACGCTtgaatttttccattattaagGGATGTGTGAACTTTCCAAGTTTTGTAAATAAACAAGGCATCTACTTTCAAAGAATGTTTGCAGTCTAAGTGAGCAGCTCTTGTGTGAACGTTGACATCCTCTGTGGAAATGACCTAAATATACTGGCTGTAGTGAGCTGTAGTGCTTTTGAATTTATTGTATCTATGAGTTAATGATACTTAAGGGCTTACCACTAGCCTGTGTATTTTCTGGTTTATCCTATGATTTTGAGGGTACAGAGAAGCTGTTTCAGGTTTGCCCAGCCAAGGTTGAGGGGGTTGGTTAAAAGGAAAGCTGGTCTGAGTAATCAGCCTAAAGGGAGTGGCAGCAGCTCAACAGAAGGAGATGTGTATCACACATATGTatcttaaaaggaaaagaataaaacagaatCTGTGATTGTCTGATATGTATTTATGTCATTGGTCACTATTGATTTCCAGTGCCTGCTTAACCAAGGATTTTGTAGTCTGATTTAGAAGGGAGCTATGTCTGTAAATCTAGCGGTGTCTGTTTTGAGGATTATTCAGATATTACTTCAATAGGTCTCTGTTTGGTTATAAAGTGCCTTTTGTTATTTTATCTTTTGCTTATGGGCACAGCTCATCTTATCTATTAATCTCTTAAATACTGTCATATCAGTCTTGCTACCTATTTTAGGTAGCCCCTTGCAAGTTATGCTATCAAAATatgcattatttttaaacaccACTTTGTAAGATTCAAGTAAATTTTCttataataacaataattaccagtttgtttggctttggtttACTTTCCCTTAAGATGAAAGCACTCTCAGATTTCTTAACTAATAGGAAATAAATATCATGTATGTGagccaagattttttttggaACAAAACAGCCTGCAAGTTCTGCAGTTTGGTCAAAGTGTTGTCAGAAGAGGGAGCCCTCACACTTTCCAAAGGATTCTCTTGAATGTCAGTTAATGTGTGGAATTATAATTTCTGTTTGTACAATGAGGTAAATTGAGATGTTTGGattcctttctgtttcttttgacAATATCATAAAACTTGTATATAGAACATAGAACTTGTTCATAGAACAGTGTATGTAAA contains:
- the PARG gene encoding poly(ADP-ribose) glycohydrolase isoform X4 is translated as MSAGCGREPPRKKARPSPGSGSQGERQEGPGGSSSATAVGNKVCKQQTITSWLESKGPKTTESKSLHSKINNNTEANPKMTSIKKENFSEHDVKKLEDTCQQNNAKISVEVGAKQVNLPQAGSMCNWEAEEKDAVLDTDLVKGLQSADLFKNANIDQMHKTGKERGSEESSATWTQKKLSAGRASKAGNSKPSTDIETDGQVASCNSQKPKSCNSVCLMGEQEEGDVVPESPLSDAGCDACISDLGGPGKLSKCQSSSGDSPAFEKESEPESPMDVDNSKNSCHGSEADEETSPFLDEREEINMSKPINKSFRIQYGDAELESRKSRFSAKGCESFEEVDNSVKEDTLHTKAPGISPAPSSECKGAKQGVKRDSKITSHFMRIPKVEEKRKEKCEFKPQRPGRKVAKYTPPPLPSNKKWFGTPIEEMRRMPACGARLPHLRPSANHTVTVRVDLLREGEVPKPFPTHYKDLWDNKHVKMPCSEQNLYPVEDENGDRTAGSRWELIQTALLNKFTCSHDLKEAILRYNVAYSKKWDFTALTDFCEKVLEDAEAQHLFQSILPDMVKLALCLPNICTQPIPLLKQKMNHSITMSQEQISSFLANAFFCTFPRRNAKMKSEYSSYPDINFNRLFEGRSPRKPEKLKTLFCYFRRVTEKKPTGLVTFTRQCLQEFPDWERSQKKLSRLHVTYEGTIESNGQGMLQVDFANRFVGGGVTGAGLVQEEIRFLINPELIVSRLITEVLDHNECLIITGTEQYSEYTGYAETYRWARSHEDKTPRDEWQRRYTEIVAIDAFHFRRFLDQFGPDKIRRELNKAYCGFSRPNVPPQHLSAVATGNWGCGAFGGDSRLKALIQILAAAEAGRDIVYFTFGDVELMQDIYSMHTFLCEKGQTIGDIYSLLLRYYNEQCRNCSTSGPDVKLYSFIYNTLETYAHSTDDDEEDEEKGLCFED
- the PARG gene encoding poly(ADP-ribose) glycohydrolase isoform X3 gives rise to the protein MSAGCGREPPRKKARPSPGSGSQGERQEGPGGSSSATAVGNKVCKQQTITSWLESKGPKTTESKSLHSKINNNTEANPKMTSIKKENFSEHDVKKLEDTCQQNNAKISVEVGAKQVNLPQAGSMCNWEAEEKDAVLDTDLVKGLQSADLFKNANIDQMHKTGKERGSEESSATWTQKKLSAGRASKAGNSKPSTDIETDGQVASCNSQKPKSCNSVCLMGEQEEGDVVPESPLSDAGCDACISDLGGPGKLSKCQSSSGDSPAFEKESEPESPMDVDNSKNSCHGSEADEETSPFLDEREEINMSKPINKSFRIQYGDAELESRKSRFSAKGCESFEEVDNSVKEDTLHTKAPGISPAPSSECKGAKQGVKRDSKITSHFMRIPKVEEKSRKEKCEFKPQRPGRKVAKYTPPPLPSNKKWFGTPIEEMRRMPACGARLPHLRPSANHTVTVRVDLLREGEVPKPFPTHYKDLWDNKHVKMPCSEQNLYPVEDENGDRTAGSRWELIQTALLNKFTCSHDLKEAILRYNVAYSKKWDFTALTDFCEKVLEDAEAQHLFQSILPDMVKLALCLPNICTQPIPLLKQKMNHSITMSQEQISSFLANAFFCTFPRRNAKMKSEYSSYPDINFNRLFEGRSPRKPEKLKTLFCYFRRVTEKKPTGLVTFTRQCLQEFPDWERSQKKLSRLHVTYEGTIESNGQGMLQVDFANRFVGGGVTGAGLVQEEIRFLINPELIVSRLITEVLDHNECLIITGTEQYSEYTGYAETYRWARSHEDKTPRDEWQRRYTEIVAIDAFHFRRFLDQFGPDKIRRELNKAYCGFSRPNVPPQHLSAVATGNWGCGAFGGDSRLKALIQILAAAEAGRDIVYFTFGDVELMQDIYSMHTFLCEKGQTIGDIYSLLLRYYNEQCRNCSTSGPDVKLYSFIYNTLETYAHSTDDDEEDEEKGLCFED